A single region of the Gracilibacillus caseinilyticus genome encodes:
- a CDS encoding HIT family protein — protein MPTHDDCIFCKIIAGDIPSAKIYEDEGVYAFLDIGQVTKGHTLVIAKEHTKNIYETDEAVASALFARVPKIANAIKETFEPAGINILNNNGEAAGQSVFHLHLHLIPRYDETDGFQPTWNTHEGQYDLAEVASKISENVQK, from the coding sequence ATGCCAACACATGACGATTGTATCTTTTGTAAGATCATCGCTGGCGACATTCCTTCTGCAAAGATATATGAAGATGAAGGTGTCTATGCATTTCTGGATATTGGTCAAGTAACGAAAGGCCATACGCTTGTTATAGCAAAAGAACATACTAAAAACATTTATGAAACAGATGAAGCAGTCGCTTCTGCATTATTTGCACGTGTGCCAAAAATTGCAAATGCCATAAAAGAAACATTTGAACCAGCTGGCATTAATATACTAAATAATAACGGAGAAGCAGCTGGTCAATCCGTCTTTCACCTTCATTTGCATCTTATTCCTCGTTATGATGAGACAGATGGATTCCAACCAACCTGGAATACTCACGAAGGACAATATGATTTGGCTGAAGTGGCTTCAAAAATCTCCGAAAACGTGCAAAAATAA
- a CDS encoding GNAT family N-acetyltransferase: MNVTITRCKYEDLPLLQEISIETFNATFKDHNSPENMKAYLEKAFNSTQLETELSNISSEFFFVYFNQEVAGYLKVNTNEAQSEKMSNISLEIERIYIKNQYQKHGLGKSLLDKAIDIAVERNKDVIWLGVWEKNERAIAFYKKMGFIQTSEHSFYMGDEEQTDLIMTKTLN, translated from the coding sequence ATGAATGTAACAATAACTAGGTGTAAATACGAGGATTTACCATTACTCCAAGAAATAAGCATTGAAACCTTCAATGCTACATTTAAAGATCACAATTCACCAGAAAATATGAAAGCTTATCTGGAAAAAGCATTTAATTCAACGCAATTGGAAACAGAATTGTCTAATATCTCTTCGGAATTCTTTTTTGTCTATTTCAATCAGGAAGTCGCTGGATATTTAAAAGTGAATACCAATGAAGCTCAATCTGAAAAAATGAGTAATATATCACTTGAAATAGAAAGGATTTATATAAAAAATCAATATCAAAAACATGGCCTTGGTAAATCCTTGCTAGATAAAGCGATAGATATTGCGGTTGAGCGTAATAAAGATGTTATTTGGCTAGGTGTATGGGAAAAAAATGAACGTGCTATCGCTTTTTATAAGAAAATGGGGTTTATTCAAACAAGTGAGCACTCATTTTATATGGGGGATGAAGAGCAAACGGACTTGATAATGACCAAAACACTTAATTGA
- a CDS encoding MarR family winged helix-turn-helix transcriptional regulator gives MKEILREIGMIARALDSISNIEFKEHDLTKGQYLYIVRICENPGIIQEKLAEVIKVDRTTAARAIKKLESNGFIVKQEDKHNKKIKKLLPTEKGKAIYPFIKRENDYSNTVALEGFSESEEETIFKLLQRVRKNIEKDWEFVKKGNKRNYRLWKGDDI, from the coding sequence ATGAAAGAGATTCTACGTGAAATTGGCATGATTGCAAGAGCATTGGATTCTATAAGTAATATAGAATTTAAAGAACATGATCTTACAAAAGGACAGTATCTGTACATCGTGCGAATTTGTGAAAACCCGGGTATTATCCAGGAAAAATTGGCCGAAGTGATAAAGGTAGACCGTACAACAGCAGCTCGTGCTATAAAAAAATTGGAAAGCAATGGCTTTATTGTCAAGCAAGAAGATAAACATAACAAAAAAATTAAGAAACTCTTGCCAACAGAGAAAGGAAAAGCAATTTATCCTTTTATAAAGAGAGAAAATGATTATTCCAATACCGTAGCATTAGAAGGATTTTCTGAAAGCGAAGAGGAAACTATTTTTAAGCTTCTACAAAGAGTAAGAAAAAATATAGAAAAAGATTGGGAATTTGTCAAAAAGGGAAATAAGAGAAATTACAGATTGTGGAAAGGAGATGACATATAG
- a CDS encoding ABC transporter ATP-binding protein encodes MEPLLHINNLEGGYTHKNVLHGISFDVKPNEIVGLIGLNGAGKSTTIKHVIGLMQAKKGTVSINGKTFQEAPERYRQHFSYIPEMPVLYDELTLEEHLRLTAMAYQIPEDVYQARVQPLLQEFRLERKLKLFPIHFSKGMRQKVMIMCAFLVEPDLYIVDEPFVGLDPLGIQSYLQLMNEMKDSGAGVLMSTHILATAERYCDRFVILHDGEIRAKGTLEELRAAFQQPQATLDDLYIQLTKEADQHA; translated from the coding sequence ATGGAGCCGTTATTACATATAAACAATTTAGAAGGTGGATATACCCACAAAAATGTCCTCCATGGCATTTCTTTCGATGTGAAACCAAACGAAATTGTCGGGTTAATCGGACTGAATGGAGCTGGGAAAAGTACGACCATTAAACACGTGATTGGTTTAATGCAAGCAAAAAAAGGTACCGTATCGATCAATGGCAAAACATTTCAAGAAGCGCCAGAACGATATCGGCAACATTTTTCCTATATTCCGGAAATGCCTGTTTTATATGATGAATTAACATTAGAGGAGCATCTTCGCCTGACAGCTATGGCGTATCAGATTCCGGAAGATGTTTATCAGGCGAGAGTCCAGCCACTGTTACAGGAATTTCGCTTAGAAAGGAAATTGAAGTTATTTCCGATCCACTTCTCAAAAGGGATGCGACAGAAGGTTATGATTATGTGTGCCTTTCTGGTGGAGCCGGATTTATATATCGTAGATGAGCCTTTTGTCGGCTTAGATCCACTTGGGATTCAATCGTATTTACAATTGATGAATGAAATGAAGGACAGTGGAGCTGGTGTATTAATGTCTACCCATATTTTAGCGACTGCCGAGAGGTATTGTGATCGCTTCGTTATTCTTCATGACGGTGAGATTCGGGCAAAAGGTACACTGGAAGAATTACGAGCTGCTTTTCAACAGCCTCAAGCGACTTTGGATGATTTATATATACAGTTAACGAAGGAAGCCGATCAGCATGCTTGA
- a CDS encoding ferritin-like domain-containing protein, with product MAKNQAKVQDLRSKDQDKLEELIDGLNVDLANEYAATIMYTYHASVVSGLYRSLLKPFFEDEINDEIGHASYLSNKIKTLGGTPTTTPAKVEQLTNVEDMLEATYKAEKETIERYEKRKVQAEELGLTELAVQLDDMIADETRHKEETQRLLADSSFFN from the coding sequence ATGGCAAAAAATCAAGCGAAAGTACAAGACTTAAGGTCAAAAGATCAAGATAAGCTAGAAGAATTAATTGATGGCTTAAATGTTGATTTAGCGAATGAATATGCAGCTACTATCATGTATACGTATCATGCATCCGTTGTATCTGGTTTATATCGTTCACTGCTTAAACCATTCTTTGAAGATGAAATAAATGATGAAATCGGACATGCATCCTATTTATCAAACAAAATTAAAACACTAGGCGGTACACCTACTACCACACCTGCAAAAGTAGAACAGCTTACAAATGTGGAAGACATGCTGGAAGCTACTTATAAAGCAGAGAAAGAAACAATCGAACGTTATGAGAAAAGAAAAGTACAAGCAGAAGAACTTGGCTTGACTGAGTTGGCAGTACAGCTGGACGATATGATAGCTGATGAGACAAGACATAAGGAAGAAACACAACGGCTTTTGGCAGATTCAAGCTTTTTTAATTAA
- a CDS encoding ABC transporter permease, with translation MLDGKKLFVDRLTAHIKELSRYLRYILTGHIVIAMVFIVSAMSVYYQKFLENIPDQFPSGLVIALLLGLATFHSPIQTMLKKADMVFLLPAEHVLSGYFTRTLVYSFVTQLYVLILTTAALAPLYSTAFAEGVPYGFILLVLLVIKVWSLTANWWMLRVRDGGTRKMDKIVRYALIVSVIYFFLLQEMLFLAIVTILLIVLFVTNYQFAQRQKALNWDLLIENDYLRMRSFYRLANMFTDVPHMETQVKKRYWLARLLTNAVPFRQQKAYTYLYRLTTVRSGEYFGIYLRLLVIGGLLIYFVPNQWLKLIFAILFVYMVFLQLLPLWKHHVTIVWLDLYPIGQELRKQSFVKWLQQLIAVLALVFAVLLVLIGNWMMAILMVLASILFVQMFIPSYLHKKMAQ, from the coding sequence ATGCTTGACGGAAAGAAATTATTTGTTGACCGACTCACTGCCCATATCAAAGAATTAAGTCGATATTTACGCTATATTTTGACTGGTCACATTGTGATTGCAATGGTATTTATCGTCTCTGCCATGTCAGTTTATTATCAAAAATTTTTAGAAAATATCCCGGATCAATTTCCGTCTGGATTAGTGATTGCGCTACTTTTAGGGTTGGCCACATTTCACAGTCCGATCCAAACGATGTTAAAGAAAGCAGATATGGTGTTTTTGCTTCCGGCTGAACATGTGCTCTCCGGTTACTTCACGCGTACGTTAGTATACAGTTTTGTAACACAGCTGTATGTCCTGATTTTGACTACAGCGGCTCTTGCGCCATTATATAGCACTGCTTTTGCAGAAGGGGTACCGTATGGTTTTATACTGCTTGTGCTTCTGGTTATAAAAGTGTGGAGTCTGACAGCCAATTGGTGGATGCTGCGCGTTAGAGACGGTGGCACCCGCAAGATGGATAAAATCGTTCGTTATGCGTTAATTGTGTCTGTTATTTATTTCTTTCTGTTGCAGGAAATGCTGTTTCTAGCGATTGTGACTATATTATTAATTGTCTTGTTTGTAACCAATTATCAGTTTGCCCAAAGACAAAAAGCATTAAATTGGGACTTGTTAATTGAAAATGACTACTTGCGAATGCGGTCCTTTTACCGTTTAGCTAACATGTTCACGGATGTACCGCATATGGAAACACAGGTCAAAAAACGTTACTGGCTGGCAAGGCTATTAACCAATGCTGTTCCTTTTCGTCAACAGAAGGCATATACGTACTTATATCGATTGACGACAGTCAGAAGTGGTGAATATTTCGGCATCTATCTTCGTCTGCTGGTAATTGGTGGCTTGTTAATCTATTTTGTACCGAACCAATGGTTAAAGCTCATATTCGCTATTCTTTTCGTTTACATGGTTTTCCTGCAGTTATTACCGTTGTGGAAGCACCACGTAACCATCGTCTGGTTAGACCTTTATCCAATTGGTCAAGAGCTGAGAAAGCAATCGTTCGTCAAATGGCTACAACAGCTCATTGCGGTACTAGCCTTGGTATTCGCTGTCTTACTGGTTCTGATCGGTAACTGGATGATGGCGATCTTGATGGTACTGGCAAGTATTCTTTTTGTCCAAATGTTCATTCCGTCCTATTTGCATAAAAAAATGGCACAGTAA
- a CDS encoding amidohydrolase, which yields MRDILFAEVDQLYDEMIEMRRYLHQYPELSFQEEKTAAFIQEQYNILDIPFQKNMGGNGVVATLQGAEDGLTVALRADFDALPIQDEKETGYRSKKDGVMHACGHDGHTATLLAVAKILKKYQHRLKGKVVFIHQHAEELAPGGAKPMIDAGVLDGVDVVYGTHLWTSTPYGIVQTSPDNFMAAADRFKVEIQGVGGHGAIPHQTKDPIVVGSQLVTNLQQILSRRIDPLETAVLSIGSFHAGNAYNVIPSTATIEGTVRTFSPEVQQYIVEEMEKIIKGTCLGYDVDYHFDYAYGYPPVVNHPEHAETIIALAKEIPGVTTAEMIQPSMTGEDFAYYLENKPGVFFFTGAQIENGFVPHHHPLFDFDERAMKIAAKTLISAVLHSNES from the coding sequence ATGAGGGATATTTTATTTGCTGAAGTGGATCAATTATATGACGAGATGATAGAAATGAGAAGATACTTGCATCAATATCCTGAACTTTCATTTCAAGAAGAAAAAACAGCTGCCTTTATCCAGGAACAGTACAACATACTCGATATACCTTTCCAAAAAAATATGGGAGGAAATGGAGTTGTTGCAACGTTACAAGGTGCAGAGGATGGCTTGACGGTCGCATTGCGTGCAGACTTCGATGCGCTTCCGATCCAGGATGAAAAAGAAACGGGTTATAGATCAAAAAAAGACGGTGTCATGCATGCCTGTGGTCATGATGGTCATACTGCGACGTTACTGGCTGTGGCTAAAATACTAAAGAAATATCAGCATCGGCTGAAAGGCAAAGTCGTTTTTATTCATCAGCATGCTGAAGAACTTGCTCCAGGTGGTGCCAAACCAATGATTGATGCTGGGGTATTGGATGGTGTGGATGTGGTTTACGGAACCCACTTATGGACGAGTACACCATATGGAATCGTCCAAACTTCACCAGACAATTTTATGGCCGCAGCTGACCGATTCAAAGTAGAAATTCAAGGTGTCGGTGGGCACGGTGCAATTCCTCACCAGACGAAAGATCCGATTGTCGTTGGCTCTCAACTCGTCACGAACCTGCAACAGATTCTCTCCAGACGAATTGATCCACTTGAGACGGCAGTACTTTCGATCGGTTCTTTTCATGCTGGAAATGCCTACAATGTTATTCCATCAACTGCGACTATTGAAGGGACTGTTCGTACATTTAGTCCTGAGGTGCAGCAATACATCGTCGAAGAAATGGAAAAAATCATTAAAGGTACTTGCCTAGGCTATGACGTGGACTACCACTTTGACTACGCTTATGGCTATCCGCCTGTTGTGAATCACCCGGAGCATGCCGAAACAATTATCGCACTTGCTAAAGAAATACCAGGAGTAACAACGGCGGAAATGATTCAGCCAAGTATGACAGGAGAGGACTTCGCCTATTACTTAGAAAATAAACCCGGCGTATTCTTTTTTACTGGTGCACAAATCGAAAACGGCTTCGTTCCACACCACCATCCTTTGTTTGATTTCGACGAACGAGCAATGAAAATAGCAGCGAAGACGTTGATCTCAGCTGTGCTGCATAGTAATGAATCATAA